One segment of Glandiceps talaboti chromosome 21, keGlaTala1.1, whole genome shotgun sequence DNA contains the following:
- the LOC144451444 gene encoding tumor necrosis factor receptor superfamily member 21-like, with translation MYTVACRCYVQAVTAETALAGLRVKTCTNSPPSSGLGNTRHVTCTRDVKSLTGNFPHSTPAPTAYAHSNRRTDRVSSELFCGFFQHHRMNIRRPLPTGTLVFVLIVSMGEITLSSAKSCVNCKDDKKTFKRRDPETNVEIICDLCPPGFFMKEPCNVHQYSKCEVCPQGHYMTYWNHCEKCQFCSEVCNRKYEKVEHECSSTQRQTCICEAGYFKQGDLCRPHTQCPPGAGVVRNGTSTRDVRCGKCSPGSYNAFYDSVSRCRVHTNCTSLGLTEFKTGSRKTDAQCISNDIEFIRKDGTVGDSVVIIPNDRKREKKERRKSRKGKKVRARKGKKGRKDRKDRKERKERRRERNNRRE, from the exons ATGTATACAGTAGCATGTCGATGTTATGTTCAAGCAGTTACTGCAGAAACAGCGCTAGCAGGTCTTCGGGTCAAAACGTGTACGAACTCGCCGCCAAGCAGTGGATTGGGAAATACCCGTCACGTGACCTGCACCCGTGACGTCAAGTCACTGACAGGGAACTTCCCCCATTCAACTCCAGCTCCTACTGCCTACGCACATTCGAATCGGAGAACCGATAGAGTAAGCAGCGAGTTATTTTGCGGGTTTTTCCAACATCATAGGATGAATATACGAAGACCTTTACCGACGGGTACTCTTGTTTTTGTGTTGATCGTGTCCATG GGCGAAATCACATTGTCTTCAGCCAAGTCTTGTGTTAATTGTAAAGACGACAAAAAGACATTCAAACGCAGAGATCCAGAAACCAATGTTGAAATCATATGTGACCTTTGCCCTCCCGGCTTTTTCATGAAAGAACCATGCAATGTACATCAGTATTCAAA GTGTGAAGTATGCCCCCAGGGTCACTATATGACGTATTGGAACCATtgtgaaaaatgtcagttttgttCAGAAGTGTGTAACAGAAAATACGAAAAG GTTGAACACGAATGTTCATCGACACAGAGGCAGACATGTATTTGTGAGGCTGGTTATTTCAAACAAGGCGATCTCTGTCGTCCACACACTCAATGTCCACCAGGGGCTGGAGTCGTAAGAAATG GTACATCTACAAGGGACGTACGATGTGGCAAGTGTTCTCCAGGTTCCTACAACGCCTTCTACGACAGCGTATCCCGATGTCGCGTACACACCAACTGTACCTCCCTGGGACTAACTGAATTCAAGACTGGAAGCCGTAAAACGGACGCACAGTGTATCAGCAACGACATCGAATTTATCCGAAAGGATGGCACTGTTGGTGATTCGGTCGTTATCATACCAAATGACCGTAAAAGGGAGAAGAAGGAACGTCGTAAAAGTCGGAAAGGTAAAAAGGTTCGAGCTCGTAAAGGAAAGAAGGGGCGCAAAGACAGAAAAGATCGCAAGGAAAGGAAAGAACGCAGGAGGGAAAGAAACAACAGGCGCGAATGA